GTGTGTTCGGTACCGGGTTGCCAGTGGTTTCATTGACAGTTCTGTAACAGGGTTGTAACAACACCCGGTCACGGTGTAAACGGTCGCACAAAACCGTCCATTACCTAAAAGAGAGGGTATACATGAAATTCAAGTGCAAGTCCTTGTTGGTACTGGCTTTTATGGTGGCGTTCGCCTCCTCGGCCTTTGCTGGCACTCTGGAAGACGTCAAGAAGAAGGGATACATCACTCTTGGCGTGAGCGAAGGCGTGGTTGGGTTTTCCGCTCCGGATTCCGATGGCAAATGGGTTGGCTTCGACGTCGACATGGGCCGTGCGGTTGCCGCTGCGGTTCTGGGCGATTCCAATGCTCTGAAGTTCGTTCCGCTGGCTTCCAAGCAGAAGATCGTGGCCGTTTCCTCCGGTCAGGTCGATCTGGCTCCCCGCACCACCACCTGGACCCTGAAGCGCGACGCCAAGCAGGGCGTGGATTTCACCGTGGTAATGTTCTACGATGGTCAGGGTTTCATGGTCCGCAAGGATTTGGGACTCACTTCCGCCAAGGAACTGGACGGCGCTTCTGTTTCCGTGACCTCCGGCACCTCCAACGAGCTGAACGTGGCCGATTTTGCCCGTGCCAACGGCATCAAGCTGGAGACCGTTGTCTTCGACAGCAAGAAGGAAGCGTTTCAGGCGTACCTTGCCGGACGCGTGGATGCCTTCACCACGGATGCAAGCCAGCTTGCCGCCATGCGCGCCATGGCTCCGAACGCCAGTGAGCATGTGATCCTTCCCGAACGCATTTCCAAGGAACCGCTGGCTCCGTATGTCCGCCATGGCGACAATCAGTGGAAGGACCTGGTCACCTGGGTCATGTACGGCCTGATCGAGGCCGAGGAAAAGGGCATCACTCAGGCCAACGTGCTTGAGATGAAGACCAAATCCGATGACCCCATGGTCAAGCGCATGCTTGGCGTGACCGGCGATACCGGTTCGTTCCTGAATCTGGACAACGACTGGCTGGTCCGGGCCATTCAGGCCGTGGGCAACTATGGCGAGATGTACAATCGCTACTTCGGTCCTGACACCCAGCTGAATCTTCCCCGCGAACGCAACGAATTGTGGACCCGTGGCGGCCTGCTGTACGCCATGCCCATCCGCTAGTTCGCCAGACCCGAATACGACCCGGCCGGGCCGCCATTGTGCGGCTCGGCCGATTCGCTTTTCCTGAAACAGGCAGTACTATGTCCCCAGATTCAGCTTTCAAGGACCGCATACCCATGCTGCTGGTGCAGACCGCAGTGGTGGGCATTCTCATATATTTCGCCCTGACCCTGTTCCACAACACCCAGGCCAATCTGGAGGCGAGGAACATTGCGTCGGGCTACGGCTTCATGTCCGTGGAGGGCGGCCTGCCCATCAACGACACCCTGTTGCCGTACAAACCGAGCGACTCCTACGGATACGCCTTTTTCATGGGTGTACTGAACACCCTGTACGTGGCCGTGATCAGCATCGTCCTGTCCACGATCCTCGGCGTTATCGTGGGCTGTGCGCGGGTGTCCACCAACTGGCTCGTGTCCAGACTGGCGGCCGTGTATGTCGAGGTGCTCAGAAACATTCCGCTCCTTCTCACGCTTTTCTTCTGCTACTCCGTGGTGCTGGCTTCCCTGCCACATCCTCGCAAAAGTCTGGAGCCGATTTCCGGCGTGTTCCTGAACAACCGGGGGCTTTTTCTGCCGAGACCGGAATTTCAGGACGGATTTCTGTGGGTGGCGCTTGCCGCGGTCGTGGCGCTGATTGCGTCCTTTGTGCTGATTCGCCGGGCGCGTCGTCTGCGGGAGGAAACCGGCAAGGGGTTTCATGCCGGATGGATCGCCCTCGGCCTGTGCGTGGTGTTGCCGGGCATTGCCTGGCTCGTGACACCCGAAGCCGTGACCTTTGATTTTGCCAAGCTCAAGGGATTCAATTTCAAGGGCGGCATGGTGCTTCGGCCCGAATTTACCGCGCTGCTCACTGGTCTTGTTCTGTACACGGCAGCGTTCATTGCGGAAAACGTGCGCAGCGGCATTCAGTCCGTGAGCCGGGGACAGCTCGAGGCGGCCAAGGCGCTTGGGCTCAAGCCGGGGCTGACCATGCGTCGGGTGGTGCTGCCTCAGGCCCTGCGAGTCTGTGTACCCGCCACGACCAACGACTATGCCAGTCTGGTCAAGAACAGCTCGCTGGCCGTGGCCATCGGCTATCCGGACATGGTGTCCATCGGCGGCACCATCATCGGCCAGAATGATCAGGCCGTGGAGATCATCGGCCTGTGGATGGCGGTGTACCTGTCCATCAATCTGTGCATTTCCCTGTTCATGAACTGGTTCAACGCCCGAGTGCAGTTGGTGGAGCGGTAGCATGGAAACGACAAACGCGATGAATGAACCCAAGGTTTTCAGTCCTTTGCCCCAGCTTCCTCCGCCGCCCAGTTCCATCGGTGTTGCGGGGTGGCTCAAGGCCAATCTGTTCAACGGCTGGTTCAATTCCATTCTGACGCTTTGCAGCGTGGGACTGCTGCTCAAGGTTGTCCCGCCTCTGGTTTCCTGGGCGTTGCTGGATGCCTGCTGGATCGGGGAACCGGGCCAGTGCGATCAGACCGGGGGCGCATGCTGGGCCTTTGTGTTCCACAAGATGCGGCTGCTGCTTACCGGCACCTATCCGTCGGAATTCGTGTGGCGGCCTTCGATTGCCGGGATTCTGTTCGTGCTCATGGCTGCGGCCACGGTTTCGGGCAAGGTCAAGGCGCGGTATCTGGTTCCGGGCTGGGGGCTGCTCACGGTCCTGTCCTTCTGGCTCATCGGCGGAGGCGCGGGATTGGCGCATGTGGATCAGTCCATGTGGGGCGGTCTCATGCTCAGCCTCGGGCTGGCTGCCATCGGCATTCTGATTTCCGTGCCGCTCGGCATCCTGCTGGCTCTGGGCCGGCAAAGCTCCCTCGGCATGATCCGGCCGCTGTGCATCGCCATCATCGAACCCATCCGGGGCGTTCCCCTGATCACCATCCTGTTCATGGCCTCGGTCATGATGCCTTTGTTTCTGCCCCCGGGAATGCAGGTGAACAATCTGCTGCGCGTTCAGGTGGGCATCATTCTGTTTTCCTCGGCCTACATGGCCGAAGTGGTGCGCGGCGGACTTCAGGCCGTTCCCAAGGGACAGCTTGACGCGGCCAAGGCACTTGGTCTGTCCTACTGGAAGCTGACCCTGCTCGTGGTGCTGCCTCAGGCTCTGCGGCATGTGCTTCCCGCGCTCATCGGCCGCTGCATTGCTCTGTTCAAGGATACGTCTCTGGTCATCATCGTGGGCCTGCTGGATTTTCTCGGCATTGCCAAGGCCGCGGCGCAGGATCAGGATTGGCTCGGCTGCGACGCCGAAGCCTACGTGTTCTGCGCCTTTGTCTACTGGTGCATCTGTTTCGGCATGAGCCGTTACGGGCGGTCCCTGGAAAAACGCGGTCCCAAGACCAACAAGTAAGAGGTGGCGAACATGCCTTCCCGTGAAATCGTCATAGACGTGAAAGACCTCAACAAGTGGTACGGTTCGTTCCACGTTCTCAAGAATATCAATCTTCAGGTCCACCGGGGCGAGCGCATCGTGGTATGCGGCCCGTCCGGGTCGGGCAAGTCCACGCTCATCCGGTGCATGAACCGGCTGGAAACCCACCAGCAGGGGCGGATCGTGGTCAACGGCATCGAATTGACCGGCAATCTCAAGGGGCTGGAGAAAATCCGGCGCGAGGTGGGCATGGTGTTTCAGAGTTTCAACCTGTTCCCGCACATGTCCGTGCTGGACAACCTGACTCTTGCTCCGGTCTGGGTGCGGCACATGCCGCGCAAGGAGGCCGTGGAGCAGGCCATGCATTATCTCAGCCGCGTTCGCATTGCGGAACAGGCGGACAAGTTTCCGGGACAGCTTTCCGGCGGTCAGCAGCAGCGCGTGGCCATTGCCCGTGCCCTGTGCATGAATCCCTCGGTGCTTCTGTTTGATGAACCCACATCCGCACTTGATCCGGAAATGATCAAGGAAGTGCTCGACGTCATGATCGAACTGGCGGAAGAGGACATGACCATGGTCTGCGTTACCCACGAAATGGGCTTTGCCCGCACCGTGGCCGATCGCGTCATCTTCATGGACGGCGGAGAAATCGTCGAGGAAAATACCCCCGAGGAATTCTTCAACAATCCCCAATTCGATCGCACGCGCCTCTTTTTGAGCCAGATTCTCCAACATTAGAAGAAGATATGCCTTCGGCGACTCAAGAACCTTTTCAAGAAAAGGTTCTTGAGAATCTCCCAAAGTTTGCTGGTTCTACGCCGCCTGTACGGGATGAGGAAACTTGTCCGATCAGCACGGCGGCGTAGGGAGATGCGGAAGAACCTGACTTGTCCTGTCGAAAAACCGAGCTTCGTGGAAATGAGGAGAAAGAAAGCGAAAAGTTTTTTCCTGATATCCTTCCCGTCTTGAGAATCGGAAAAGGCCCGAGGAATGTCTCGCCAGAGCATTCATCGGGCCTTTTCCGATTCTCGAGACAGAATGGGGATCCAGGGGGCCTTGCTCCTTGGCGGGTCCGGGCAGCGCCCGCCCCCCGGGAGGGTCACCGAAGGCCTTCAGTTGTCCATCATGAACCGGAAAATGGCTTCCATGAACTTGCCGGACACCACATCGGGCAGGGCGAATTTCGGCAGGTTGTCGCCGGGCAGGGTGCCGACGTAGGCGAAATAGATTTCCTGAGACAGCCGGGTCAGTCCCGGTGCCAGATTCGAATCCCAGAGTTCGGAGCGCTGTCCGGCCTCCATGTCGTAGGAGCGGCATTGCAGGGGCCGCTGCGCAAAAAGCAGGCACGTGCCTTCCTCAAGCAGCGGACAGACCGCCCCGGCCTGCGACAGGCAGTACTCGGTGCTTTCGCCTTCCGGCCCGAAATCCCGCGCGGTTTGGCGTTCCTTTCGCGCGGTTTCCACGGCGCGTTCGATCACGTCCAGCCGTTGCTGGCTGGTCAGATGCATGTTTATGCTGTGGCTGAGATGCACGGCCTCGGCCAGCGTGAGCTTGATGGGCGTGGAGCAGCACCGGTCGTGATCCCTGCCGCACCGCTGGCCCGATTCGGAGGGGAACATGTCCTCCAGCGTCTGCACCAGCCCTTCGTAGTCGTTGAGAAACGGGGAGAGGTCCACAAGCCGCTTGAATTCGAGACAGGGCTCGCGCACGGTGAGCTTGCCGCTGGATTTGCCGTATTTGCGGATGGTGCGCCACTGGTTGAAGTTGGCGGGCTTGGACTTGAGTTTTCGCAGGGTCTTGTAGGCCAGCATGTGCCCGAGTCCCCGGCGGAGCAGGTAGGCGTTGAGCACGGTTCCGGTGCGGCCGATGCCGTGTCGGCAGTGGATGAGCACTTTCTTGCCCAGATAGATGGCCTCGTCCAGCCATGCCAGGGTCTTTTCCAGCTCCTGAAGGCCGGGCGCCTCCTCGTCCTGAAGCGGAAGGTAGCGGACTTCGAATCCCGCGCCGTGCTCGATGTCGTGCAGATCGCAGAATTCGCCGCACAGGTTGAGGATGGCGTCAATGCCCTGATCGCGGATCGCGTCGAGCTGGGCGTGGCTCATGGGGGCCTGCCCAACGGCGAGCTGATCCGTGACCCAGGTCAGGACGTAGACGGGCTTATGCCTGGGAATCTTCATGGTTTTCCGCCTGCCGGAAGAAGTTGTCCACGGCCTTGTCCACGTCTTCCCCGGAATTGAGGCTCATGTCCATGAGTCGGGTCACGGCCATGAGATAGCCGAGACGGGCCAGCCGCTTGCGCGTGTCGTTTTCATCCATGCGCGCGCATTTGGCGTCCAGCAGGTCGCCCTTTGCGGAAACCTCGAAACCGTAGCGTTCCAGAATTCGGGTTATGAAGGCGAGCCGGAGCACCCGGTTGTCCATGGCTGCACCGCCCCCCTTGAACCGGAAGGAAATGTAGTTGGCCCCGGGATCGTTGCCGCACACCGTATCCACCACCGAAAAGTGGTAGCCGAACCGGACCATGAGGTGCAGATAGTCGTCGGAGATGAGTGCATAGCTGGCCAGCAGCTTGGAATCGAAGCGGAATATGCCGCCGCTCATCCTGTCGAATTCCTCCCAGTCCATGTGCGTGAGCCGGTTGGACCAGGGGACGCGCGGGTCGGCCAGCCCGTACCACAATGCCCACATGGGGCGGCTGCGGATGTCGTCAGCCGAGACTTCCCTGGAGTTGACTCCTGCTCCCTCGAACAGGCCGTCGCCCAGATCAAGCACGTACATGACGATGGGCAGGCTGGTGGTGAGACGTTTTGCCCCGCCCATGCCGCGTCCGGTCTTGTCCACCAGAGTGAACATCTCGCCGACCGCCTTTTCATGGCAGAACCGCACCACGTCATGCAGGGAGCGGCAACCCACGGGCGAAAAATTGCGCGCAGCCGGATCGGTCAGATTCAGTTTCACGGTCAGGGGAATGATGGGCTTGTACTGGGCAAGGGAGTGCTCGGGCGCGGCCTTGCGCTGCATGGCCCGGGTCAGGACCTCCTCCACGCATCCCTCGTAGACCGAGCCGGTAGCACCGTCCACGGTCACGAGTTGGCCTTCGGGCAGGGACTCCATGGGGTAGTCGCCGATGAGTACGGGAATGCCTGCCTCCCGGGCCACCGAGGCAAAATGGCTGGCCCGGCTGCCCGTGTGCGCGATCACTGCGTTCAGGCTGCCCACGAAACCGGCCAATGCAGGCTTGAGCATGGGCGTGACCACGACCGCGCCATCCGGGATGTTGGCAAAATCCGCGCCAGTGGCGGCATGGTATATCTCGCCGCATCCCGCGCCGCCGGATGCGCGTTCCATTTGCTGCGCCAACGGTTTGGCGAGAATGCAGTGGTCGGACTGTCCGGCCTCTTCACGTTCGGATTGCAGGGGCCGGGTTTGGAGAATGAATATCTTGCCCGTGGAATCTATGGCCCATTCCACGTCCTGAGGACCGTCGAGACGCTTTTCCAGGTGCATGGCGATGCGGCCCAGTTTGCGCAGGTCATCCGGATCGGGCATGCCCTGCTGGTCCGGATCGCATCCTTCGATGGGCTCTGGCTGCTTGTCACGGGTCAGGGTCGCCTTGATCGGGCGGGCGCTGCCGTCGACAAGGGAGTTGCCCAGACCGCGTACCGCATAGACGCCCATGGTGCGTCCCTGTTCGCCCTTGCAGTCCGGGTCGTCCGTATAGATGACTCCGGCATGTTCGGCCTCGACCATGGGCAGGATGAGCACGGCCATGGCCGTATCCGAGTCGGTCAGGCCGTGGGTGATGCGGTAGGATACGGCTCTCGGGCAGTACTTGCCCGCCAGCACGCGCTTGTAGGCTTCCACCGCATCGTTGGGGTGCACGTCGAGTTCGCTGGCGTACTGGCCGGCAAAGGAAATGTCGCCGTCTTCGGAAAGCGCGCTGCTGCGTACTGCGATCAGGTCGTCCTCGCCGATGATTTCGGACACGCCCAGCCGGATGCCTCGGGCGATTTCCTCGGGAACCTCGCCTTCCAGAATCAGTTCCTGCATTTCCAGAGTGAGCTGGGCCAGAAGATTGCGATCGCCGACCACCATGCGGCGGAGCCGTTTTTCCATGTCCGGGCCGAGCCCGTTGCTCTCGATGAAATAATGGAACGCATTGGCCGTGACCACGAATCCCGGGGGAACCGGCGCGTTGGCATCGCGCAGGGCGCGGGCCAGATTGGAGGCCTTGCCTCCGGCAAGCCGACGCGCGTCCGCAGCCTCGGCAAGGGACAGGATGAAGGGCGGCCCGGCCTCGGGCTGGTCCAGTTCCAGAGCCATGCGCACGTAGAAATCGATCTTGCGGTAATATTCGGGCAGGTCCATGTACTGGCCCGGATTCATCTCCACAAGCTGCCCGGCCATGTTGCCGACGGCAGCGGAGAGGCGTGAACAGAGCCATGCCGCGCGTGTGCGGTCCGCAAGCACGTCGCCGTAGAACAGCTCTTCCAGATCCGCTATCAGTTGCAGGGCGATGTTGTCCTGGGCGAGCAGGGTCTTGAACGCCTCGTACTTGCGTCGGAGCAGGGTGCCCGGGGCGAATATCTGATAGGTCCAGTGCTTGAAGAGCTGTTTCGCGTCCATGGTTTCCTACCTTGCCAGAACGTCTTCGACCTTGGTTTCCAGCTCGTCCTTGTCAATGGGCTTGACGCAGTATTCGTCGGCGCCCAGACGCAGGGAATCACGCGCGGTCTCCAGAGTGGGATAGCCGGTCAGCATGATGGCCCGGACTGTGGGATTGGCTTTCTTGATTTCCTCCAGCACTTCCACGCCGGTCATCTTCTTGAGCTTGATGTCCAGAATGGCCAGATCGACCTCATGTTCGGCAACGTGGCGAATCGCGTCTTCCTCTTCGGTAAAGGCGTCCACGTTGTGCCCTTTGCGCTCCAGAATGCGTTTGACCAGTATGCCTGCGTCCATGACGTCGTCGAGAACGAGTATTTTTGCCATAAGTTAATTCTCCTCGGTAGGTTGCGAGGCTACGCGCTTGTACGTGCCCAGGTCCAGGGGAAGGTGGACTTCGAACAGGGTTCCCGGTCCGCGTTCGGGCGCACCCGGACGTTCCGGAAAACGGAAGTCCGTGGGAACCGGACTCGCGGCGGTGATTTCGCCGCCATGGTCCTCGATGATGCCGAAGGACACGGACAGGCCGAGTCCGGTGCCGACGCCAACGGGCTTGGTGCTGAAGAACGGGTCGAATATCTTGCGCAGCGTGTCTTCGGCAATGCCGGAACCGCTGTCCGCCACCATGATGGACACCTTGCCGTTGGGCGTGTCCAGTTCGGTGCGGACCACGATGGTTCCGCCGTCCTCGGGCATGGCGTCCCGGGCGTTGTTGAGCAGATTGATCCAGACCTGCTTCAGCTTTTCCGGGTCGCCGTAGATGATGGGGAACCGATCATCCAGTTCGGTAAGAATTTCCGTGCGGTCCAGACTGAAGGTATGGGCCACGAGCCGAACCGCCTCCATGACCGAATTGTTGAAGCACATTTCGCGTTTCTGCGATGCTGCGGAACGCGAGAAGCCCAGCAGGTCGGCCACGATCTTGCGGCAGACCTTGGCCTGACTTTCCACGGTCCGGAGGTCCTGATGAATCTGGCTTTCCGGGTCCAGATCCTCCTGAAGGAGCTGGACATAGCCCAGTATGATGCCGAGCGGGGTGTTGATTTCATGCGCCACGCCACCGGCGAGCTGACCAAGGGCTTCCATCTTCTGGGCCTGAATGAGCTGCGCTTCGTACTGCTTGATGTCGGAAATGTCGCGGTCCGTGCGCAGCAGCCCCACGATGTGGTTCTTGTCGTCCTGGATCGGGATGCAGACCACGTGGAACCAGCGTTCCTTGTCACCTTCCATGATCTGAATCTGCTTGTCGATGCGCGTGCCCGATTCCAGGATGTCGCGCGCGTCCAGATGGCGTTCCTCGGCCACTTTTTCCGGGAACAGGTCGAAGTCGGTCTTGCCTTCGATTCCCGCAAGACTCAGGCCCACGGATTCGGCAAAGCTGCGGTTCGCGCCCTGATACCGCATCCGGGTGTCCATGAGAGATACCCGGTCCGGGGTGCCGTCCAGCAGGGTGCGCATGAGTCGCTGCTGGTCGCGGAGGTTGGTTTCCGCGTCCCGAAGTTCGTCGATGTGCGTCTTCAGGGTCAGGGACATGACATCGAAGGTTTCGGCCAGATCCTGCAATTCGTCACCGGCGTTTTCCCGGTACACGGCGCAGGCGCGGCAGGAATCCAGACCGCAGGGAAACGCTGCGGGCGGGCATTCCGGACACATGGTGCCCGCAATGTACCAGCAGCGGCGGCGGGTTTCGCCGTATGCCGGACAGTCCTTGAGTTCGCAACGGCGCATTTCCCAGCAGTTCACGCCGGACGGGGAGCCCATGTCCGGGTCCAGATTCCCCTTGAGCATTTCCTCGGCATGGCGCCGCAGATCGCCGAGTCTGCGCGTGACGCGCCGGGCGAACAGGGTGGCCAGCGCAGTTGCCAGAAACAGGCCGCCGCCGAACAGAATGGCCAGCGCCGTGACCAGTTCCCGGACAGAGGCGTTGATGCGCGTCTTGGAAAGCCCGACGCGTACCGTGCCGAGCCGTTTGCCCGTGACCGACACCGGGGCTGCGAAATCATAGATGCGCAGCTTCTTGTCCGCCAGAAGCTGGATGTGGACGTGCACACCGTCCCTGACCGAATTGGCCTTGATCAGGTCGATCGGGAATCCCTTGTGATAACTGTGGGCCAGAACATGGCCTTCCGAGTCCTGTACAAAGGCGTAGACCACGTCGCCCACGAGCACCTGCTCGTCCACCATGTCCTTGAGGCGGAGAAAGTCTCCGGCAAGCAGGGGCTCAACGGCTCGGGTGGACAGACTTTCGGCTCGGGCCGAGCCGCGCTTCTTGCTTTCCTCGACCAGCGCCTTGGCCGTCATCCTGCCCACCAGAGGCAGCAGCACCAGCGCCATGGCCACCACGATGGCCGTGATGCCCAGATTGAGCTTGGTGCGGAATTTGAGTCGTGCAAGCGGACGCATGACTATTTCAACCCCAGTTTGCCGGCCAGTTCCCTGACCGGGTCGTAATCCTGGTCAATGGCCGGGATGATGCCGCGGAATCCGGCTGTCTTCAGGATTTCCGCCTGAGACTGGTCCACCGGGGTCAGTCTGAACATGGCCTCGGCAATGCGGTGGACCACTGTCGGGTCCAGCCCCTTGCGCGCCGCGTACACCCATCCCGGATAGGGACGGGTTTCGGCCAGCACGCGCAGGTCGTCCAGATTGATTCTGCCGCGCACCACGTCCAGGGTGCCCTTGCGGATCGTGCCGATGTCGTAGGCCCCGGCGTATACGGCGAGCACGACCTTTTCCTGCTTGCCGCCCGGGCCGGGCGCGAATGCGACCTCGGAAAAGTCGTCGCGTCGGATGTCGTGATCATAGAAAAGGCCCAGCGGGAACAGATACCCTCCGGCCGATCCCGGGTCCACCGCAATCCATCGCTTGCCCCGGCACTGGTCTATGTTCCTCACCGTGGGGTTGTCCTTGCGGCAGATGATCTGTCCGCGAAAATCCGGTTTGCCCGAGGGCTCCACCACCCGGGCGAACGCCTTGGCTCCGGCCTGTGCCAGCTTGATGTAGATGAACGGGTTGGAATAGGATATGTCGATTTCCCCGCGTTCCACCATCTTGATGTGTTCGTCGAAGGTGTCCGGGAATATCTGCTTCAGGGGCAGGCCGGTTTCCTGACGAAGATATTCGAGCAGCCTGCGGTGGCGCTGGAACGAGACCGTGTGTGCGTATTGGGGCAGGTAGGCATAGGTGATGGCATCGCCGGACCGTGCTGCCGTGATGGTTTCGCGTTTGGACAGGTCCACCTCGACCGTGGGTTCGCTGTCCGTGCATCCCGCGAGGAAGGCGAGCAGCAGGACGGCGGCCACCAGTGGCGCCGCAAGTTTCGTATGGAGTTTCGAGAGGTTTCCGGTCATTGTCGATCTGCCTGCTGCTGACGGTTTCCTGCGAGTCTTGGTGGAACAGTATACGGCCCGGAGCCGATGAAATCAAACGACTTGGCAATCCCGGTGTTTGGCCGTAATGAATACGCAACACGAACGGAGCGAAAAAATATGTCTGACAGTTTCAAAGTCCCGATGAAACCTTGGGTATTGACCTTGTTTCTTCTCTTTGTGGCCGTGACTGCCGGTCTGGTTGTCTGGAGTTTCCGCTCCGGATTCCTCTGGACTGCCATATGCCTCATAGCCGTGGCCGCCCCCCTGTCCCTGCTCTACTGGTACATGCTGTACGTGAATCCGCATCGCACGAGCATTGCCGTGGCCGAGGAAGGCTTGCTG
Above is a window of Pseudodesulfovibrio tunisiensis DNA encoding:
- a CDS encoding phosphate/phosphite/phosphonate ABC transporter substrate-binding protein is translated as MTGNLSKLHTKLAAPLVAAVLLLAFLAGCTDSEPTVEVDLSKRETITAARSGDAITYAYLPQYAHTVSFQRHRRLLEYLRQETGLPLKQIFPDTFDEHIKMVERGEIDISYSNPFIYIKLAQAGAKAFARVVEPSGKPDFRGQIICRKDNPTVRNIDQCRGKRWIAVDPGSAGGYLFPLGLFYDHDIRRDDFSEVAFAPGPGGKQEKVVLAVYAGAYDIGTIRKGTLDVVRGRINLDDLRVLAETRPYPGWVYAARKGLDPTVVHRIAEAMFRLTPVDQSQAEILKTAGFRGIIPAIDQDYDPVRELAGKLGLK